The following proteins are co-located in the Clostridiales bacterium genome:
- a CDS encoding helix-turn-helix transcriptional regulator gives MKNKIKQFREHLGLTQEQLGALVGVSRQAINAIETEKFEPSIWLAYDIATVFHSNIEEIFLFESSQRKSRAEQSRGVV, from the coding sequence ATGAAAAATAAAATAAAGCAATTTCGGGAACATTTGGGGCTGACACAGGAACAATTGGGCGCTCTCGTTGGGGTATCAAGACAAGCGATTAACGCCATTGAGACGGAGAAGTTTGAGCCATCCATCTGGCTTGCTTACGACATTGCAACGGTATTTCACAGCAATATCGAGGAAATCTTTTTGTTTGAATCGAGTCAGCGCAAATCAAGAGCGGAGCAAAGCAGAGGTGTAGTATAA
- the def gene encoding peptide deformylase, with amino-acid sequence MALRQIRLQDDEILRKKSKIVEVVDDRIRQILEDMVETMYHTEIGGGLAAPQVGILKRLVVIDMGQGLIKLVNPRIIQQEGSQEVIEGCLSIPNKWGKLIRPDKVTIQALNENGEELTLTGTGDLAKCFCHEIDHLDGILFTDFVVEYI; translated from the coding sequence ATGGCATTGAGACAAATAAGGCTGCAGGATGATGAAATTCTGCGTAAAAAAAGTAAGATCGTAGAAGTTGTGGACGATAGAATAAGACAAATTTTAGAGGATATGGTTGAAACGATGTATCATACCGAAATTGGCGGAGGGCTGGCTGCTCCACAAGTAGGAATCTTGAAAAGACTCGTTGTGATCGATATGGGGCAAGGGCTGATTAAGCTGGTGAACCCCCGAATCATTCAACAGGAGGGGAGCCAGGAAGTGATTGAGGGGTGTTTGAGCATTCCGAATAAATGGGGGAAATTAATAAGGCCCGATAAGGTAACGATACAGGCCTTAAACGAAAACGGGGAGGAACTGACCCTGACTGGTACCGGTGATTTGGCAAAATGCTTTTGTCATGAAATTGATCACCTGGATGGAATTCTCTTTACAGATTTCGTTGTGGAATACATATGA